A DNA window from Setaria viridis chromosome 2, Setaria_viridis_v4.0, whole genome shotgun sequence contains the following coding sequences:
- the LOC117846104 gene encoding triphosphate tunnel metalloenzyme 3: MEVEIKLRLPDAAAHRRLSSFLAPRLHCIHPQRNLFFDAAMCPLATANAELRVRLYGPNDAPTLAILVLKRRPCIDAGVSRVEEIVETIDTTLALACADDPARLGGVDSSIIQLVAREYGVGRDAAPFICLGGFRNTRAVYKLEEDGEGLGLVLELDETRFDFWTRYELECETEEPDRAKEVLEWLLTVAAVPYDYSQSNKFACFMAGKLLH, translated from the coding sequence ATGGAGGTTGAGATCAAGCTCCGTCTCCCCGATGCTGCTGCTCACCGCCGCCTATCCTCTTTCCTCGCACCACGCCTCCATTGCATCCACCCCCAGCGGAACCTCTTCTTCGACGCCGCTATGTGCCCGCTCGCCACGGCCAATGCCGAGCTCCGCGTCCGCCTCTACGGACCCAACGATGCCCCCACACTCGCGATTCTTGTGCTCAAGCGCCGCCCGTGCATCGACGCTGGCGTTAGCCGCGTTGAAGAGATCGTGGAGACCATCGACACCACCCTCGCCCTTGCGTGCGCCGATGACCCCGCGCGCCTCGGTGGTGTTGACTCCTCGATCATCCAGCTTGTCGCCAGAGAGTACGGCGTCGGCAGGGATGCCGCACCGTTCATCTGCCTAGGCGGCTTCCGAAACACGCGTGCCGTCTACAAGctcgaggaggacggcgagggtCTGGGGCTCGTGCTGGAGCTCGACGAGACGCGATTTGATTTTTGGACACGCTACGAGCTCGAGTGCGAGACTGAGGAGCCTGACCGGGCCAAGGAGGTGCTGGAGTGGCTGCTCACAGTGGCTGCCGTGCCATATGACTACTCCCAGAGCAATAAGTTTGCCTGCTTCATGGCTGGGAAGCTGCTTCACTGA